From Gimesia panareensis, the proteins below share one genomic window:
- a CDS encoding neutral/alkaline non-lysosomal ceramidase N-terminal domain-containing protein produces MHYLTQFRTGILLLLISCVHLSHSPQGFADEALWKAASATAVITPQENLWMAGYGGRKAPADGKIHDLWLKVLVIEARDGHRGVIVTTDTLGIPQSIYNNVCMALKKKFDLDRSQIMLNASHTHCGPVLRGALHDIYPLNEERIAQINKYSDELEQKLVNAVTTAIKNLEPASLWTGQGHTSFAVNRRNNMEPDVPKLRKAGQLKGPSDHSVPVLAVKDKNGKLKTVVFGYACHNTTLGIQQWCGDYAGFAQYDLEAMFPGVTAMFYMGCGADQNPLPRRTVELAQSYGSRLAHSVADTVRLPMVELDPELKTEIEIVDIKLGDAPSKEELEKLAAGNPDNYRTRWGTRLLKQLNSGKPFRTSYPFPVQVWLMGKRQLWITIGGEVVVDYALGMKKMFGDSTWIAGYCNDVMAYTPSLRVLEEDIPPRKSSRWGYEGNTSMAVYGLPANRWSDEIEDKIVESAKRQVEKVRNGK; encoded by the coding sequence ATGCATTATCTAACGCAGTTTCGCACCGGTATTCTACTTCTGCTGATTTCCTGTGTTCATTTGTCTCACTCTCCCCAGGGATTTGCAGACGAAGCACTCTGGAAAGCAGCGTCTGCCACAGCCGTCATCACTCCCCAGGAAAACCTCTGGATGGCAGGATACGGCGGTCGGAAGGCACCTGCCGACGGTAAAATTCACGATCTCTGGCTCAAAGTCCTGGTCATCGAAGCCCGCGACGGGCATCGTGGTGTCATCGTCACCACAGATACTCTGGGAATTCCCCAGTCGATCTATAACAATGTCTGTATGGCACTGAAGAAGAAATTTGACCTGGATCGCAGCCAGATCATGCTCAATGCCTCCCACACGCATTGCGGCCCCGTCTTGCGTGGTGCCCTGCACGACATCTATCCCCTGAACGAAGAGCGGATCGCGCAGATCAACAAGTATTCCGACGAGTTGGAACAGAAACTGGTCAACGCCGTCACTACCGCGATCAAAAATCTGGAACCGGCCAGTCTCTGGACCGGCCAGGGCCACACCAGCTTCGCCGTCAACCGCCGCAATAACATGGAACCGGATGTTCCCAAGCTCAGAAAAGCGGGACAACTCAAAGGCCCCAGCGATCACAGTGTTCCCGTACTGGCTGTCAAAGATAAGAACGGCAAACTGAAAACCGTCGTCTTCGGCTACGCCTGTCATAATACGACTCTGGGGATCCAGCAATGGTGTGGCGACTATGCCGGCTTTGCCCAGTACGATCTGGAAGCCATGTTCCCCGGTGTGACCGCCATGTTCTACATGGGCTGTGGTGCCGACCAGAACCCGCTCCCCCGCCGCACCGTCGAACTGGCCCAGTCCTACGGTTCCCGACTGGCCCACAGTGTCGCCGATACGGTTCGACTCCCGATGGTCGAACTCGATCCGGAACTGAAAACAGAAATTGAAATCGTCGATATCAAACTCGGCGATGCCCCCTCAAAAGAAGAGCTCGAAAAACTGGCCGCAGGGAATCCCGATAACTACCGCACCCGCTGGGGAACTCGTCTGCTCAAACAGCTCAATTCAGGAAAACCCTTTAGAACCTCTTACCCGTTTCCGGTGCAAGTCTGGCTGATGGGCAAACGGCAGCTCTGGATCACCATCGGCGGTGAAGTCGTCGTCGATTACGCTCTGGGCATGAAAAAAATGTTTGGCGACAGTACCTGGATCGCAGGTTACTGTAACGATGTGATGGCCTATACGCCTTCTCTGCGGGTTCTGGAAGAAGATATTCCGCCCCGCAAATCATCCCGCTGGGGTTACGAAGGCAACACATCGATGGCCGTCTATGGATTACCCGCCAACCGCTGGTCTGACGAAATTGAAGACAAAATCGTCGAGAGCGCCAAGCGGCAGGTCGAAAAGGTCCGCAATGGAAAATAG
- a CDS encoding glycosyltransferase family 87 protein, with translation MSDTIVAQQNHWPVARKILWVILFLCALAVFAPGYIAALRPADGQVFDFFKEWASVQNRLTGQPVYADQEIALEKHLNLKLSTPGTFFDRYNTHPPSANLIAVPFAWLSYQEAQLAWNLTALGMLALSLYWIVEGLKIQMTFWTTLALLTLLLATDPLQQTLIQGQPNLLLGLLIVGAWRAGRSGKSVLAGCCLGLATAVKIYPAYLFLYFLVRRDIRALFGGALSLGLITLLTVALFGTEAYHDYLSVVLPSLSDVTNNWGNASLLAFWERLFEKSSDSVLPVVNSPSLLKFAVWSSWIALTALAGIAAWRTRNSTFDDQAYSISIVAMLLMTPTTWHHYFIILLLPIGLLLTMYSPYSGKRWLVNLLIVALAISPRLAWALFISRQPATPGSGATPWEQGGMVAQPWQSLTALSYQCYALLLCIVMLWPLPELEEESASLEG, from the coding sequence GTGTCAGATACTATCGTCGCTCAACAGAATCACTGGCCTGTTGCACGTAAAATCCTGTGGGTCATCCTCTTTCTGTGTGCCTTAGCCGTCTTTGCACCTGGCTATATCGCCGCCCTCAGGCCCGCCGACGGTCAGGTCTTCGATTTCTTCAAAGAATGGGCCTCCGTCCAGAACCGGCTGACCGGACAGCCCGTCTACGCGGACCAGGAAATCGCCCTCGAAAAACACTTGAACCTCAAACTCTCTACACCCGGCACTTTTTTTGACCGCTATAATACTCATCCTCCCTCAGCCAACCTGATCGCGGTCCCCTTCGCCTGGCTCAGCTACCAGGAGGCGCAGCTTGCCTGGAACCTGACGGCACTCGGCATGCTCGCCCTCTCACTTTACTGGATCGTGGAGGGGCTCAAGATCCAGATGACCTTCTGGACCACCCTGGCACTGCTCACCCTGCTGCTCGCCACAGACCCACTTCAGCAGACTCTGATCCAGGGGCAACCCAATCTGCTGCTGGGACTGCTCATTGTTGGTGCCTGGCGGGCGGGACGTTCCGGAAAATCGGTCCTGGCAGGCTGTTGTCTTGGCCTGGCCACAGCAGTCAAAATCTATCCGGCTTATTTGTTTCTCTATTTCCTGGTCCGTCGCGATATCCGTGCTCTGTTCGGAGGGGCGCTCTCGCTGGGACTCATCACTCTGCTCACAGTCGCCCTGTTTGGCACCGAAGCCTATCACGATTATCTCTCAGTCGTCCTGCCTTCGCTCTCTGATGTGACGAACAACTGGGGTAATGCTTCACTGCTGGCCTTCTGGGAACGGCTCTTTGAAAAATCCTCCGACAGCGTGCTGCCTGTCGTTAATTCTCCCTCGCTGCTGAAGTTTGCCGTCTGGTCTTCCTGGATCGCTCTGACTGCACTGGCAGGCATCGCTGCCTGGCGAACTCGCAATTCGACGTTCGATGACCAGGCTTACTCGATCTCCATCGTCGCCATGCTGCTGATGACCCCCACCACATGGCATCACTACTTTATTATCCTGCTCCTGCCGATCGGACTCCTGCTCACCATGTACTCCCCTTATTCGGGGAAACGCTGGCTGGTCAACCTGCTGATCGTCGCCCTGGCCATCAGCCCCCGCCTTGCCTGGGCATTGTTCATTTCCCGTCAACCGGCAACTCCGGGATCGGGAGCCACCCCCTGGGAACAGGGAGGCATGGTCGCCCAACCCTGGCAGTCGCTCACAGCCCTCTCTTACCAGTGCTATGCCCTGCTGCTCTGCATCGTCATGCTCTGGCCTCTGCCCGAACTCGAAGAAGAATCAGCCAGCCTGGAGGGTTGA
- a CDS encoding EF-hand domain-containing protein, whose product MVTIKESPCLEWFQADPYGKSRINELFAQLREEINNADPEPPKPEKGARSRDRRPSRAWLTPLGDRNGNGILSQQEIDQWLGLQQQLIHGQLLVSIYSGGGLFELLDTNHDAALSIRELRNMWQNLESAACTADSHVELQQVPQVVLFVVSQGYPDQLGRRTTTDVEWFRLMDRNRDGDVSRREFTGSPAAFDRLDQDHDSLISPREAARQD is encoded by the coding sequence GTGGTTACAATCAAAGAAAGTCCATGCCTGGAGTGGTTTCAGGCTGATCCATATGGGAAATCTCGGATTAATGAACTTTTTGCGCAGCTCCGTGAGGAAATCAATAACGCGGACCCCGAACCACCGAAACCTGAAAAAGGCGCGCGTTCTCGGGACCGTCGCCCCTCCCGTGCCTGGCTGACTCCTCTGGGAGACCGTAACGGTAATGGCATTCTATCTCAGCAGGAAATTGATCAATGGTTAGGCCTGCAGCAGCAGTTGATTCACGGCCAGTTACTCGTCAGCATCTATTCCGGCGGCGGTCTGTTTGAGTTGCTGGACACCAACCACGACGCAGCCCTTTCCATTCGCGAGCTGAGGAATATGTGGCAGAATCTGGAATCAGCTGCCTGCACTGCAGACAGCCACGTCGAACTCCAGCAGGTTCCCCAGGTTGTACTGTTTGTCGTCAGCCAGGGATATCCTGATCAACTCGGCAGGAGGACGACTACTGATGTAGAGTGGTTCCGCCTGATGGATCGTAACCGGGATGGTGACGTCTCACGCCGCGAATTCACCGGTTCCCCCGCCGCCTTCGATCGACTCGATCAGGATCATGACAGCCTGATCTCTCCCCGCGAAGCAGCCAGACAGGATTGA
- a CDS encoding IS1380 family transposase, translating to MGDSQNQDLRVSFDSRLKLKFCGSQVTTDAGLLAYRELDAALGLTEMGGDVLSDSRPGRNKQHQLVPLLRQSIYSRLAGYEDVNDAERLCVDPVLRHVVGGRASQPDKQAASSSEVGRFETQILSTQRNLTALMKLSGRWINNLHRRRPLKELILDLDSSVSETYGRQQGAAYNGHFACLCYHPLFLFNQHGDLEYAMLRRGNKASAKYWRKVLLPVIERYRHLDIPKFFRGDAAFAIPALYRVLEKADYRYAIRLKANAVLEREISHLLTRPVGRPSHKPKVCYHSFQYQAKSWQRSRRVVAKVEWHAGELFPRVGFIVTNLNQHSKNVVKFYNGRGTAEQWIKEGKNAVRWTKLSCRTFKDNQARLQLFALAYNLGNFLRRLALPKPIQNWSLTTLREKLVKVGAKVTRHAKYVFFQLAEVAVPRRLFAAILDRIARLAIPPPVTHDVKRKYIK from the coding sequence ATGGGTGACAGCCAAAACCAGGATTTACGGGTCAGTTTTGACAGCCGATTGAAGCTGAAGTTCTGCGGCAGTCAGGTCACCACCGATGCGGGACTACTGGCCTATCGGGAACTGGATGCAGCGCTCGGTCTGACGGAAATGGGCGGAGATGTGCTGAGCGATTCACGCCCGGGCCGCAACAAGCAGCACCAACTCGTGCCGCTGTTGCGTCAGTCGATCTACAGCCGACTGGCAGGCTACGAAGATGTCAATGACGCTGAGCGCTTGTGTGTGGACCCGGTGCTACGCCACGTGGTTGGCGGAAGGGCGAGTCAGCCGGATAAACAAGCGGCGTCAAGCAGCGAGGTGGGCCGTTTCGAGACGCAGATACTCAGCACGCAGCGCAATCTCACGGCACTGATGAAGCTCTCCGGACGCTGGATCAACAACCTCCACCGGCGGCGACCGCTCAAAGAACTCATCCTGGATCTGGACAGCTCGGTCAGTGAGACCTACGGCCGGCAACAGGGCGCGGCCTACAACGGCCACTTTGCATGCCTCTGTTACCATCCGCTGTTTCTGTTCAACCAGCATGGTGATCTGGAGTACGCGATGCTGCGGCGTGGCAACAAGGCCAGCGCGAAATACTGGCGGAAGGTGCTACTGCCGGTGATCGAACGGTATCGGCATTTGGACATTCCGAAGTTCTTCCGCGGCGATGCGGCGTTCGCCATTCCAGCGCTGTATCGTGTGCTGGAGAAAGCAGACTATCGTTACGCCATTCGCCTCAAAGCCAACGCCGTATTGGAGCGGGAAATCTCGCATTTGCTCACCCGTCCGGTCGGACGGCCTTCCCACAAGCCCAAGGTCTGTTATCACAGCTTCCAATATCAAGCAAAATCATGGCAGCGATCGCGTCGCGTGGTGGCCAAAGTTGAGTGGCACGCAGGCGAACTGTTCCCGCGTGTTGGATTCATCGTGACCAACTTGAACCAGCACTCGAAGAACGTCGTGAAGTTCTACAACGGTCGGGGCACCGCCGAGCAGTGGATCAAGGAAGGCAAGAACGCCGTCAGATGGACGAAGCTCTCCTGCCGGACGTTCAAAGACAACCAAGCTCGGTTGCAACTGTTCGCCTTAGCTTATAACCTCGGCAATTTCCTGCGGCGGCTGGCCTTGCCCAAGCCTATACAGAACTGGTCGCTGACGACGCTGCGGGAGAAGCTGGTCAAGGTTGGGGCCAAGGTAACCCGGCATGCCAAGTACGTATTCTTTCAACTGGCCGAAGTGGCTGTGCCACGGAGATTGTTCGCCGCAATTCTTGATCGGATTGCACGACTGGCAATTCCGCCGCCGGTCACGCATGACGTGAAGCGGAAGTATATCAAATAG
- a CDS encoding EF-hand domain-containing protein codes for MRIALIFTLAILIVGTETQSGETKPQPPATTVLELREADHPHMIDVQVTVDGQPFDDYWTSIFNAIFDFADTDDNGVLNEQEIRLVPSARAVRLSLGNAFTPPVAAIQSLNEILTDPSQKCTKEQLRQYYQRHGAGRLLIGSGKLPHTAALTQALLQALDADKDQRLSRTELQRAETALRRLDTNDDELIGVGELVPNATYPGSWAANALQTGSEVNLSPSGQPRLVLKRRNTQLTSHPDDKAIWQISVADRLTDQPLQVSTSKTRCLSWSIPGPINPHFPDDFLHFGT; via the coding sequence ATGAGAATCGCGTTGATCTTTACCCTTGCCATCCTGATCGTGGGAACCGAAACCCAGTCAGGAGAGACAAAACCGCAACCGCCTGCGACCACAGTGCTGGAACTAAGGGAAGCTGACCACCCCCACATGATTGACGTTCAGGTCACCGTTGACGGCCAGCCGTTCGATGACTATTGGACCAGTATCTTCAATGCCATCTTCGATTTCGCTGACACAGACGATAATGGTGTTCTGAATGAACAAGAGATCCGCCTGGTCCCCTCCGCCCGAGCCGTCCGTTTATCCCTGGGTAACGCCTTCACACCTCCTGTCGCCGCCATTCAGTCTTTGAATGAAATCCTCACAGATCCATCTCAGAAATGCACGAAAGAACAACTCCGACAATATTATCAGCGGCATGGTGCCGGACGGCTTCTGATCGGTTCCGGCAAGCTGCCTCATACCGCAGCGCTCACCCAGGCACTGCTGCAAGCACTCGACGCTGACAAAGATCAACGCCTTTCACGGACAGAACTGCAGAGAGCAGAAACGGCCCTGCGACGGCTCGACACCAACGATGATGAACTCATCGGCGTCGGTGAACTGGTCCCCAACGCAACTTACCCGGGCAGCTGGGCTGCGAATGCACTGCAGACAGGCAGTGAGGTTAACCTCTCTCCGTCAGGTCAACCACGTCTGGTTCTGAAGCGACGAAACACACAACTCACCAGTCACCCTGATGACAAAGCGATCTGGCAGATCTCAGTCGCCGACAGATTGACTGACCAGCCCCTGCAGGTCTCGACCAGTAAAACACGTTGCCTGAGCTGGAGCATCCCCGGCCCCATTAACCCGCATTTCCCAGATGACTTCCTACACTTTGGCACGTAA
- a CDS encoding DUF1501 domain-containing protein: MVHQQFSRRTALKNLALGVSAWSTSSWLPALADVAAVTEKKTRSVILIWLNGGPATIDLWDLKSGHQNGGPFKEIETKVPGMKISEHLPDLAAQASDFSLIRSMSTREGDHSRARFVSMTGYTPQGAIKFPAFGSLVAHEFNVENDIPSYVHIGGRPAVSGGGFLGPQFAPFVVGSRSRRRGPDSSDLKVADLAPVSPDQQSERLQLQSELRSLSAMPTSLVTDALDSARERALRLMNPKAASVFNLEEEAASLREAYGSSSFGQGCLMARRLVERGVSFVEVSLNGWDTHSNNFERVKELSQTLDRGCATLLKDLRERGLLKDTLIVCQGEFGRTPSINGQDGRDHWPASWAMMLAGAGIRGGQVIGETSHDGREIKAKPTRTADLMATIFRGIGLDPRKQNMSNVGRPIRLADPDGTPIEELL; this comes from the coding sequence ATGGTACATCAACAATTTTCACGACGGACCGCTTTAAAAAATCTGGCACTGGGGGTCTCCGCCTGGTCGACATCCAGCTGGCTCCCCGCCCTGGCAGATGTCGCTGCTGTCACAGAGAAAAAAACCAGGTCGGTCATTCTGATCTGGCTCAACGGCGGCCCCGCAACAATCGATCTCTGGGACCTCAAGTCCGGACATCAGAACGGCGGACCGTTCAAGGAAATTGAGACCAAAGTTCCGGGCATGAAGATCAGCGAGCATCTTCCCGACCTGGCTGCCCAGGCCTCGGATTTCTCCCTGATCCGCTCCATGTCCACACGTGAGGGAGATCACTCCCGCGCCCGTTTTGTTTCCATGACCGGCTACACACCACAGGGGGCCATCAAGTTCCCCGCCTTCGGATCGCTGGTGGCACACGAATTCAATGTCGAAAATGACATTCCTTCTTACGTTCATATCGGAGGGAGACCGGCAGTCAGCGGAGGCGGGTTCCTGGGACCACAGTTTGCTCCCTTTGTGGTCGGCAGTCGCAGTCGCCGCAGAGGTCCCGATAGCTCCGACCTCAAGGTCGCCGACCTCGCTCCCGTCTCCCCGGATCAGCAATCAGAACGCCTGCAGTTGCAGTCCGAATTACGATCACTGTCTGCAATGCCCACATCACTGGTCACCGACGCCTTGGATTCGGCCCGTGAACGGGCATTGCGGCTGATGAATCCCAAAGCCGCCTCGGTCTTCAACCTCGAAGAAGAAGCAGCTTCACTCCGCGAAGCTTACGGCTCCAGTTCATTCGGTCAGGGATGCCTGATGGCCCGCAGGCTGGTAGAACGGGGCGTCAGTTTCGTGGAAGTCTCCCTGAATGGCTGGGATACCCACTCCAACAATTTCGAACGCGTAAAAGAACTCTCGCAGACCCTGGATCGCGGCTGTGCCACACTGCTCAAGGATCTCCGCGAGCGGGGGCTCCTTAAGGATACACTGATTGTCTGTCAGGGCGAATTCGGTCGGACCCCCAGCATCAACGGCCAGGACGGGCGGGATCACTGGCCCGCCTCCTGGGCGATGATGCTGGCCGGTGCGGGCATTCGCGGCGGCCAGGTAATTGGCGAAACCAGCCATGACGGCAGGGAGATCAAAGCAAAACCGACCCGCACTGCAGATCTGATGGCAACCATCTTCCGCGGCATCGGTCTCGATCCCCGCAAACAGAACATGTCGAATGTCGGTCGCCCTATTCGACTGGCAGATCCGGATGGCACACCGATTGAGGAACTACTATGA
- a CDS encoding DUF1549 domain-containing protein yields the protein MAITAVNTCRAEEITPTQISRLIDQRLGIDNIDQSRFATDAAFLRRVTLDLAGRIPTIVEVHDYLGNTSESRRNEAINRLMHSGVHYRNMATFWRRSWVPQADTPEFDSVTDNFERWLVHRLQQGTRYDNLVVEILTLDQSGVSPDSITPVGFYDANLSKPENLAASSTRAFLGINLDCAQCHDHPFSRWTREQFWQTAAFFAPPEMGKEDRPQPPKVRIPDTKLEFEPALLSKTEIKWPRQLDSVSLRLILVDWMKANQEQLLAKNAVNRLWAHFFGEAIIEPIDDLSRDEFQTGPRAKLLSVLSQAFIDSGYNLETLIEGIAGSHAYRLSTAPPTATVAKTVSGEDKKNDAALHIVKSTVRGLTGEQLYDSLQTAAGLPSERHDVRGGSERSQRSEFSTQFHIQRAHSAERSITQSLTLMNGTFVNELTSKEGNLMLASLLSSPFMTSAEQTDTVFIAVLGRHAKPAELLAVERSFKSHPDTSREQHLGNLFWALINSSEFNTNH from the coding sequence ATGGCAATCACAGCTGTCAACACCTGCCGGGCCGAAGAGATCACCCCGACTCAAATTTCCCGCCTGATCGATCAACGCCTGGGAATTGACAATATAGACCAGTCGCGTTTCGCAACTGATGCCGCGTTCCTGCGTCGCGTCACCCTGGATCTGGCTGGTCGGATTCCCACGATAGTTGAAGTGCATGATTACCTCGGAAATACTTCTGAATCCCGCCGCAACGAAGCCATCAATCGACTGATGCACTCAGGTGTTCATTACCGGAACATGGCCACTTTCTGGCGTCGCTCCTGGGTCCCCCAGGCCGACACTCCGGAATTTGATTCGGTAACTGACAACTTTGAACGCTGGCTGGTACACCGTCTGCAGCAGGGAACACGCTACGACAACCTGGTAGTCGAAATTCTGACTCTGGACCAGTCCGGCGTTTCCCCAGACAGCATCACTCCTGTCGGCTTTTATGATGCCAACCTTTCTAAACCAGAGAATCTGGCTGCCAGTTCCACCCGGGCCTTCCTCGGGATCAATCTTGATTGTGCCCAGTGCCACGACCATCCTTTTTCCCGCTGGACCCGTGAGCAGTTCTGGCAGACCGCCGCCTTCTTCGCTCCTCCCGAAATGGGCAAAGAGGATCGGCCACAGCCTCCTAAAGTGCGCATCCCGGACACCAAACTCGAATTTGAACCTGCCCTGCTCTCTAAAACGGAAATCAAATGGCCCAGACAGCTCGATTCTGTGTCGCTGCGGTTGATCCTGGTCGACTGGATGAAGGCCAATCAGGAACAACTGCTGGCCAAAAACGCCGTCAATCGGCTCTGGGCTCACTTCTTCGGAGAAGCGATCATCGAACCCATCGATGACCTCAGCCGTGATGAATTCCAGACCGGCCCCCGCGCGAAACTGCTCAGCGTCCTGTCCCAGGCCTTTATCGACAGTGGTTACAACCTGGAGACTTTAATAGAAGGCATCGCCGGCTCTCACGCCTATCGACTGTCAACCGCTCCGCCGACAGCGACTGTGGCTAAAACAGTTTCCGGTGAAGATAAAAAAAATGATGCGGCTCTCCACATCGTCAAATCGACCGTACGCGGACTCACCGGAGAACAGCTCTACGACAGCCTGCAAACCGCAGCCGGCCTTCCCTCCGAACGCCACGATGTACGCGGCGGATCGGAACGCAGCCAGCGGAGTGAGTTCTCGACTCAATTTCACATCCAACGTGCTCACAGTGCTGAGCGCTCGATTACACAGTCACTGACTCTCATGAACGGCACATTCGTCAATGAGCTCACGTCTAAAGAAGGAAATCTGATGCTCGCTTCTCTGCTGAGTTCCCCTTTCATGACCAGTGCAGAGCAGACAGACACCGTTTTCATTGCGGTCCTGGGTCGCCATGCGAAACCGGCGGAGCTCCTGGCGGTAGAGCGCAGCTTCAAATCACATCCGGACACCTCGCGCGAACAGCATCTGGGTAACCTGTTCTGGGCCCTCATCAATTCGTCTGAGTTCAACACCAACCATTGA
- a CDS encoding DUF1559 family PulG-like putative transporter: MREWFNPLEIIVTITCVTLLTVILLPGMLAARDTAREQSCQDSLHQLGTAFLDYEKVHGGLPPRRSGFNDGNPYGGWGGYVQPHLTLGDKAAAYDTRYDFFDPQNKPIVETQLSVFLCPASPAERFVQIQSQASTKSLNPDKETVYTCKAAAVDFITSNGVQMAGSGYGINAMGKEGRIGNQRQPMTDNHDLPLSKVTDGLSNTLLLIEQAGRPAAWYNREKQPGDGQFGMSPNARGAWAGWGSISFGAVNPETGQRPPRGDSTDCSVNCNNWLGIYGFHKDGGNVLFCDGSVRFIGKKLDPLTFAYLTIRDDGHLIQHDDF, from the coding sequence ATGCGAGAGTGGTTCAATCCTCTAGAAATTATCGTTACGATCACGTGCGTTACGCTCCTGACGGTCATTCTGCTCCCCGGCATGCTCGCGGCCCGGGATACGGCCCGGGAACAGTCCTGTCAGGACAGCCTGCACCAGCTGGGTACGGCATTTCTCGACTACGAAAAAGTTCACGGTGGCCTGCCTCCACGACGTTCCGGATTCAATGACGGTAATCCCTATGGGGGCTGGGGGGGATACGTCCAACCCCATCTTACCCTGGGAGACAAAGCAGCCGCATACGACACCCGCTACGATTTTTTTGATCCCCAAAACAAGCCCATCGTAGAGACACAGCTGTCCGTCTTTCTCTGTCCGGCCAGCCCCGCGGAGCGATTCGTACAAATCCAGTCTCAAGCCTCCACCAAGTCCCTGAATCCCGATAAGGAAACAGTTTATACCTGCAAAGCCGCGGCTGTGGATTTCATCACTTCCAATGGCGTACAGATGGCAGGCAGCGGCTATGGCATCAATGCCATGGGAAAAGAGGGGCGTATCGGCAATCAGCGCCAGCCGATGACTGACAACCATGATCTTCCCCTGTCAAAAGTGACGGACGGTCTCTCGAACACACTCCTGCTGATCGAACAGGCCGGTCGCCCTGCTGCCTGGTACAACAGAGAAAAACAGCCAGGCGACGGACAGTTTGGCATGAGCCCCAATGCCCGCGGCGCCTGGGCAGGCTGGGGATCGATCTCCTTCGGCGCAGTAAACCCGGAGACCGGTCAACGCCCGCCGCGCGGAGACAGTACTGATTGCAGTGTCAACTGCAACAACTGGCTCGGGATCTACGGCTTTCATAAAGACGGCGGCAATGTTCTGTTCTGCGACGGCAGTGTGCGATTCATCGGTAAAAAACTGGATCCACTCACTTTTGCTTACCTCACCATTCGAGACGACGGGCACCTGATTCAGCATGACGACTTCTAA